The following are encoded together in the Bacillus sp. V2I10 genome:
- the bioC gene encoding malonyl-ACP O-methyltransferase BioC — protein sequence MINKQLLRKRFSDNAKTYDQYAKVQKKMANQLISSLPKSDELIKILEIGCGSGYLTQLVCKAFPNARLTAVDLAPGMIEVAKKRVFLERITFLCGDIEEMEFSHTFDIIISNATFQWLNHPQNVIKKMYGLLNQEGTLSFSTFGKETFQELHSSYKKAKEKFQIENASSPGQEFYSADDLVKLCKSNLPPSYELFVEKFYEREHFRDVHEFFTSVRRIGANNSNKANSLQRPSFIKELINQYETHFRDEKGVKATYDCLFLTILKKGHQ from the coding sequence ATGATAAATAAACAGCTTTTACGGAAACGGTTTAGTGATAATGCAAAGACATATGATCAGTATGCGAAGGTACAAAAAAAAATGGCCAATCAATTAATAAGTTCACTCCCAAAGTCAGATGAATTAATTAAAATACTAGAGATTGGTTGTGGTTCAGGTTATTTGACTCAGTTAGTATGTAAAGCTTTTCCGAATGCAAGATTGACAGCTGTTGATCTTGCACCAGGTATGATTGAAGTTGCGAAGAAAAGGGTGTTTTTGGAGCGAATTACTTTTTTATGCGGAGATATTGAAGAAATGGAATTCTCTCATACCTTTGATATCATCATCTCAAATGCAACGTTCCAATGGCTGAACCATCCTCAAAATGTCATTAAAAAGATGTATGGACTGCTTAATCAGGAAGGAACTCTTTCATTTTCAACCTTTGGAAAAGAAACCTTTCAAGAACTTCATTCTTCTTATAAAAAAGCGAAAGAGAAGTTCCAGATTGAAAATGCCAGCAGTCCAGGACAGGAATTTTACAGTGCTGACGATCTTGTCAAACTTTGTAAAAGTAACTTACCTCCATCTTATGAATTATTTGTTGAGAAATTTTATGAGCGAGAGCATTTTCGTGATGTACATGAATTCTTTACATCGGTCAGAAGAATCGGGGCTAATAATAGTAACAAAGCCAATTCTCTGCAGCGCCCATCTTTTATCAAAGAATTGATAAACCAATACGAAACCCACTTTCGTGATGAAAAGGGAGTAAAAGCAACCTATGATTGTTTGTTCTTAACCATTTTGAAAAAGGGGCATCAATAA